A region of Solanum stenotomum isolate F172 unplaced genomic scaffold, ASM1918654v1 scaffold21668, whole genome shotgun sequence DNA encodes the following proteins:
- the LOC125851031 gene encoding rust resistance kinase Lr10-like isoform X2, whose protein sequence is MAYFGTKFVIGLPFVIVFLVIKFKRRHLSMYDTIEGFLQTQNNFMPIRYNYSHIKRMTRGFKEKLGEGGYGSVYKGKLQSGRDVAVKMLNKPKAGGQDFMNEVATIGRIHHVNVVGLVGYCVEGTKRALVYDFMPNGSLDKYISTSQEGNPLLSWQRKYDIILGVVRGIGYLHRGCDVRILHFDIKPHNILLDENFIPKISDFGLAKLYPTDNSIVTLTAARGTIGYVAPELISRSIGTISYKADVYSFGMLLMEMLDLKRHEVANEENSSQYFPYYIYDKFNKGKEIVVDEDANDDEKKMVRKLALVALWCIQTNPIERPSMSRVLEMLEGEVEVLEVPPQPLQSQPIVHQIMGSSMTFSSDSMALLENSADNPVELYICSD, encoded by the exons ATGG CGTATTTTGGAACAAAATTTGTGATAGGCCTTCCGTTTGTAATTGTATTTCTGGTGATCAAATTCAAAAGGAGGCATTTGTCGATGTATGATACGATTGAAGGCTTTTtacaaacacaaaataatttcatGCCAATCAGATATAATTACTCCCACATAAAGAGAATGACAAGAGGATTCAAAGAGAAATTAGGTGAGGGAGGTTATGGCAGTGTATACAAAGGAAAGCTTCAAAGTGGAAGGGATGTAGCAGTGAAGATGTTGAACAAGCCTAAAGCTGGTGGGCAAGATTTTATGAATGAAGTAGCTACCATTGGAAGGATTCATCATGTCAATGTGGTTGGACTCGTGGGGTATTGTGTTGAGGGAACAAAGCGTGCTCTTGTATACGACTTCATGCCCAACGGATCACTTGACAAGTATATTAGCACCAGTCAAGAAGGAAATCCTCTGTTAAGTTGGCAGAGGAAGTATGACATTATTCTTGGAGTGGTCCGAGGAATTGGGTATTTGCATCGAGGCTGTGATGTACGAATTTTGCATTTTGAcatcaaaccacacaacattCTTTTGGATGAGAATTTCATTCCAAAGATTTCTGACTTTGGGCTTGCGAAATTATATCCAACAGATAATAGCATAGTGACTCTCACAGCTGCTCGAGGAACGATTGGTTATGTAGCTCCAGAGTTGATCAGCAGAAGCATTGGAACAATCTCTTACAAAGCTGATGTTTACAGCTTTGGAATGCTGCTAATGGAAATGCTGGACTTGAAAAGACATGAAGTTGCAAATGAAGAGAATTCCAGCCAAtattttccttattatatttacgaTAAGTTCAACAAGGGGAAGGAGATTGTGGTGGATGAAGATGCAAATGATGATGAAAAGAAGATGGTTAGAAAGCTGGCTTTAGTTGCGTTATGGTGCATACAAACAAATCCGATAGAACGCCCTTCGATGAGTAGAGTATTAGAAATGCTTGAAGGTGAAGTTGAAGTGCTAGAAGTACCTCCTCAGCCTCTTCAATCTCAACCGATTGTTCATCAAATCATGGGAAGTTCTATGACATTTTCGTCTGATTCAATGGCTTTGTTAGAAAATTCTGCTGATAATCCCGTTGAACTATACATTTGTTCTGATTGA